Proteins encoded by one window of Carassius auratus strain Wakin chromosome 24, ASM336829v1, whole genome shotgun sequence:
- the LOC113042503 gene encoding rho GTPase-activating protein 29-like isoform X2 — protein sequence MGSVVVGVNFKEVNEDNKQTLFSEIYTSIDTLAFTFGNVVSDFLMGDVESGSASGLPQARRSRSFENLTVESSGCGPEKDDPPGPSPPARVEEMDGALLRSDSGVESALLYAKAWSKYTKELLAWVDKRLNMDIECAKSYTKMAESAKALASQQEHMPFRDIYFSAFKNDIEYSQLIMQTTAALQANKFMQPLQTRKNELDKLRKEVKEQWQREQKKMNEADSALKKARLLQAQRQEEYEKARCSTSRVEEEQIGTAGGKQLEKRRKLEEEALQKAEEAQEHYKQCITDVGVKRVDFGQPQE from the exons ATGGGAAGTGTGGTGGTCG GTGTGAACTTCAAGGAAGTGAATGAAGACAATAAGCAGACACTATTCTCCGAGATCTACACCTCCATAGATACATTGGCCTTCACATTTGGCAATGT AGTGTCTGACTTCCTTATGGGAGATGTAGAGAGCGGCTCAGCCTCGGGGCTTCCTCAGGCCCGCAGGAGCAGG TCTTTTGAAAATCTGACAGTGGAGTCCAGTGGATGTGGACCGGAAAAAGATGACCCTCCAG GTCCCTCTCCACCCGCCCGGGTGGAGGAGATGGACGGAGCTTTGCTCCGCAGTGACAGCGGGGTGGAGTCGGCGCTGCTCTATGCCAAAGCCTGGTCAAAATACACCAAGGAACTCCTGGCCTGGGTGGACAAACGACTTAATATGG ACATTGAGTGTGCAAAGAGCTACACTAAGATGGCTGAATCCGCAAAGGCGCTGGCGTCTCAACAG GAGCACATGCCATTCCGGGATATTTACTTTTCTGCCTTCAAGAACGATATCGAATACAGCCAGTTGATCATGCAAACCACAGCCGCTCTACAGGCCAACAAATTCATGCAG CCTCTGCAAACTCGAAAGAATGAGCTGGATAAGTTGAGGAAGGAGGTAAAGGAACAATGGCAGAGAGAGCAGAAGAAAATG AATGAAGCAGACAGTGCGCTGAAGAAGGCCCGGCTTCTGCAGGCACAGAGGCAGGAAGAGTACGAGAAAGCCCGCTGCTCCACCAGTCGAGTTGAGGAGGAACAGATCGGAACGGCGGGAGGAAAACAGCTGGAGAAGAGACGCAAACTGGAGGAGGAGGCTCTGCAGAAG GCAGAGGAAGCCCAAGAACATTATAAGCAGTGCATCACAGATGTCGGGGTCAAAAGAGTGGACTTTGGCCAACCCCAAGAGTGA
- the LOC113042504 gene encoding putative ferric-chelate reductase 1 isoform X2: MEVLVKMWILLLLLSVCSETVICYSDGKVEAACGDMTPQHGHDPRTKNPPFNLTADKSQFSPGDEIKVTLSMVPSYEGKKYFKGFLIEARDAVNLDEKVGSFKLINPGISQLLTCDSKEGSAVSHTDKSHKTEVQVIWEAPSDSPSSVQFLVTVVQGFKEYWVKSPGPVVSQNGFTPPPQTSVGGSIGAQTTQTTTSSILSRSFTSKGCGSEKSCLRDPEGCDPQNDNACHFLSFRAFESSVMFELSGPAEGYVSFALSEDKWMGKDDVYLCIRDTDRVEIKAAYVSGRTHPEYSSQNVLKDTAWRLSDGVIQCSFRRDIVLPPENLNRFSLDQMYYLFMAHGRAEDGQTHRHDRQPLISTYQRVLTGPPEDLTGSRSPLLMKYHGAFMLIAWTSTVSAGVIMARYFKSDWPERDILGQKVWFQLHRMLMALTVLLTLGGFVLPFMYRGGWSKRAGIHPYLGCVVMALAVIQPVMALFRPAPDASRRYIFNWMHFGTGTAAQVVAVVTIFLGIHQQALFLPAPWSTGVLAAIVVWFVLADLVLDVHRRGYFSIGKYLKNVKIYTEHINSDDMEMVFVPDENETSSAESCLKT; the protein is encoded by the exons ATGGAG GTTCTGGTGAAAATGTGGATTTTATTGCTGCTGCTCTCAGTGTGTTCAGAGACCGTCATTTGCTACAGTGATGGAAAAGTTGAAGCGGCTTGTGGGGACATGACACCCCAACATGGTCATGATCCCAGAACCAAAAACCCTCCATTTAACCTCACAGCAGACAAATCCCAATTCAGCCCTGGAGATGAAATCAAAG TGACATTATCAATGGTGCCTTCTTACGAGGGAAAGAAATACTTCAAAGGATTTCTTATAGAAGCAAGAGATGCTGTCAATCTCGATGAAAAAGTCGGATCGTTTAAGTTAATCAATCCTGGAATATCCCAGCTTCTTACGTGCGACAGTAAAGAG GGCTCTGCTGTGAGTCACACCGATAAGTCCCATAAGACCGAGGTCCAGGTGATCTGGGAAGCACCATCTGACTCTCCTTCCAGTGTGCAGTTTCT GGTAACTGTTGTCCAAGGCTTTAAAGAATACTGGGTGAAGAGTCCAGGTCCCGTGGTGTCCCAAAATGGTTTCACTCCTCCGCCACAAACCAGCGTTGGTGGGTCCATTGGTGCCCAAACCACCCAAACCACAACTTCCTCAATACTATCACGTTCG ttcacttcTAAGGGCTGTGGAAGCGAGAAGTCCTGTTTGAGAGATCCAGAGGGCTGTGACCCACAAAACGACAACGCGTGTCACTTCCTGTCTTTTAGGGCATTTGAAAGTAGTGTGATGTTTGAGCTCAGTGGACCTGCGGAGGGTTACGTGTCCTTTGCCTTATCAGAGGACAAATGGATG GGGAAAGATGACGTCTACTTGTGTATTAGAGACACCGACCGAGTTGAAATCAAGGCTGCCTATGTTTCTGGACGGACTCACCCAGAATACTCTTCACAG AACGTTCTGAAAGACACAGCGTGGAGGCTGTCAGATGGAGTGATTCAGTGTAGCTTCCGCAGGGACATAGTCCTCCCACCTGAGAATCTGAACAGGTTCAGTCTGGACCAGATGTACTACCTCTTCATGGCTCATGGTCGAGCTGAAGATG GGCAAACCCATCGACATGACCGCCAGCCTCTGATTTCAACCTATCAGAGAGTTTTAACGGGACCTCCTGAGGATCTAACTGGTTCTCGATCACCCCTGCTCATGAAATATCATG GGGCTTTCATGCTGATCGCCTGGACATCGACAGTCAGTGCTGGTGTCATCATGGCACGATACTTCAAATCAGATTGGCCCGAAAGGGATATTTTGGGCCAAAAGGTCTGGTTTCAG TTACATCGAATGCTAATGGCCCTCACAGTTCTACTCACCTTGGGAGGCTTTGTTTTGCCTTTTATGTACAGGGGAGGCTGGAgcaag CGGGCAGGAATACACCCCTATTTGGGCTGTGTTGTCATGGCACTTGCTGTCATCCAACCTGTCATGGCACTTTTCAGACCTGCACCAGATGCCTCAAG GAGATATATCTTCAACTGGATGCATTTTGGAACAGGAACAGCAGCTCAAGTTGTGGCTG TTGTCACCATCTTCCTCGGGATCCATCAGCAAGCTCTGTTCCTGCCTGCTCCGTGGTCCACAGGGGTCCTGGCAGCCATTGTGGTGTGGTTTGTACTGGCAGATTTGGTTCTGGATGTCCATCGAAGGGGATATTTCTCTATAG gtaaatatttaaaaaatgtcaaaatctaCACTGAACATATTAATTCTGATGACATGGAGATGGTGTTTGTTCCTGATGAGAATGAGACTTCTAGTGCg gaaTCTTGTTTAAAAACATAG
- the LOC113042504 gene encoding putative ferric-chelate reductase 1 isoform X1, giving the protein MPVFMEEVLVKMWILLLLLSVCSETVICYSDGKVEAACGDMTPQHGHDPRTKNPPFNLTADKSQFSPGDEIKVTLSMVPSYEGKKYFKGFLIEARDAVNLDEKVGSFKLINPGISQLLTCDSKEGSAVSHTDKSHKTEVQVIWEAPSDSPSSVQFLVTVVQGFKEYWVKSPGPVVSQNGFTPPPQTSVGGSIGAQTTQTTTSSILSRSFTSKGCGSEKSCLRDPEGCDPQNDNACHFLSFRAFESSVMFELSGPAEGYVSFALSEDKWMGKDDVYLCIRDTDRVEIKAAYVSGRTHPEYSSQNVLKDTAWRLSDGVIQCSFRRDIVLPPENLNRFSLDQMYYLFMAHGRAEDGQTHRHDRQPLISTYQRVLTGPPEDLTGSRSPLLMKYHGAFMLIAWTSTVSAGVIMARYFKSDWPERDILGQKVWFQLHRMLMALTVLLTLGGFVLPFMYRGGWSKRAGIHPYLGCVVMALAVIQPVMALFRPAPDASRRYIFNWMHFGTGTAAQVVAVVTIFLGIHQQALFLPAPWSTGVLAAIVVWFVLADLVLDVHRRGYFSIGKYLKNVKIYTEHINSDDMEMVFVPDENETSSAESCLKT; this is encoded by the exons ATGCCTGTTTTTATGGAAGAG GTTCTGGTGAAAATGTGGATTTTATTGCTGCTGCTCTCAGTGTGTTCAGAGACCGTCATTTGCTACAGTGATGGAAAAGTTGAAGCGGCTTGTGGGGACATGACACCCCAACATGGTCATGATCCCAGAACCAAAAACCCTCCATTTAACCTCACAGCAGACAAATCCCAATTCAGCCCTGGAGATGAAATCAAAG TGACATTATCAATGGTGCCTTCTTACGAGGGAAAGAAATACTTCAAAGGATTTCTTATAGAAGCAAGAGATGCTGTCAATCTCGATGAAAAAGTCGGATCGTTTAAGTTAATCAATCCTGGAATATCCCAGCTTCTTACGTGCGACAGTAAAGAG GGCTCTGCTGTGAGTCACACCGATAAGTCCCATAAGACCGAGGTCCAGGTGATCTGGGAAGCACCATCTGACTCTCCTTCCAGTGTGCAGTTTCT GGTAACTGTTGTCCAAGGCTTTAAAGAATACTGGGTGAAGAGTCCAGGTCCCGTGGTGTCCCAAAATGGTTTCACTCCTCCGCCACAAACCAGCGTTGGTGGGTCCATTGGTGCCCAAACCACCCAAACCACAACTTCCTCAATACTATCACGTTCG ttcacttcTAAGGGCTGTGGAAGCGAGAAGTCCTGTTTGAGAGATCCAGAGGGCTGTGACCCACAAAACGACAACGCGTGTCACTTCCTGTCTTTTAGGGCATTTGAAAGTAGTGTGATGTTTGAGCTCAGTGGACCTGCGGAGGGTTACGTGTCCTTTGCCTTATCAGAGGACAAATGGATG GGGAAAGATGACGTCTACTTGTGTATTAGAGACACCGACCGAGTTGAAATCAAGGCTGCCTATGTTTCTGGACGGACTCACCCAGAATACTCTTCACAG AACGTTCTGAAAGACACAGCGTGGAGGCTGTCAGATGGAGTGATTCAGTGTAGCTTCCGCAGGGACATAGTCCTCCCACCTGAGAATCTGAACAGGTTCAGTCTGGACCAGATGTACTACCTCTTCATGGCTCATGGTCGAGCTGAAGATG GGCAAACCCATCGACATGACCGCCAGCCTCTGATTTCAACCTATCAGAGAGTTTTAACGGGACCTCCTGAGGATCTAACTGGTTCTCGATCACCCCTGCTCATGAAATATCATG GGGCTTTCATGCTGATCGCCTGGACATCGACAGTCAGTGCTGGTGTCATCATGGCACGATACTTCAAATCAGATTGGCCCGAAAGGGATATTTTGGGCCAAAAGGTCTGGTTTCAG TTACATCGAATGCTAATGGCCCTCACAGTTCTACTCACCTTGGGAGGCTTTGTTTTGCCTTTTATGTACAGGGGAGGCTGGAgcaag CGGGCAGGAATACACCCCTATTTGGGCTGTGTTGTCATGGCACTTGCTGTCATCCAACCTGTCATGGCACTTTTCAGACCTGCACCAGATGCCTCAAG GAGATATATCTTCAACTGGATGCATTTTGGAACAGGAACAGCAGCTCAAGTTGTGGCTG TTGTCACCATCTTCCTCGGGATCCATCAGCAAGCTCTGTTCCTGCCTGCTCCGTGGTCCACAGGGGTCCTGGCAGCCATTGTGGTGTGGTTTGTACTGGCAGATTTGGTTCTGGATGTCCATCGAAGGGGATATTTCTCTATAG gtaaatatttaaaaaatgtcaaaatctaCACTGAACATATTAATTCTGATGACATGGAGATGGTGTTTGTTCCTGATGAGAATGAGACTTCTAGTGCg gaaTCTTGTTTAAAAACATAG